The Etheostoma spectabile isolate EspeVRDwgs_2016 chromosome 9, UIUC_Espe_1.0, whole genome shotgun sequence DNA segment aatgacctgTCAAGACACTTGGGCACACGaggggcagattcagaaatacgtaagagctccaactgtctgcctgaggtccactgattgttatgttagagattaaactggtttccaaacaagggctGGTTTTCCTCttggggcactgcatataaagaagtgtattactgattgtatttaccagaactgTTGCCACTATGTAACTCTGTacattgtgaaagctgttctcgTCATTTGAATGTTCTCTGCAGAAATCAATTAAACCCTTCCACCGAATACCTAAACCtttaatccagtttgcagcctgtctttattttgtttcaacaaggtctcttctcttcttctctccaaaCCAAATGCGCCAACTTACACCATCAAACATAACAGAGTTCCAGGATTTTGGGGGTGGGGTTGGGAGGTTAGTGCGCGTGCACATGAAGGGCGGTGTGGGgagtagaggagagaaaagCGTGAAGAGGGAGTAAGCGAGAGGAGATCTGTCCTAGGATGCAGCGAGCTAGTCTccgttttgtttgacaatactttgaacgtcaacaagaagtgtcGTCACccgacatcgcttagagcacctttaaagttAGTCATATTATGCTGATTTTCTAATTCATAATTGTGATTAGAGATTGTACCTGAAAAGgttgatatggtttaatttttcaaaaagcacttttgttgaactgcacgttgctgcagctcctcttttcatcctgtgtgttgagctctccttttagctacagagtgagacatcacacttctgttccatctttattagaagtcacacatgctcagtacctaggtaaggactactagccagtcagaagcagagtaggaggatcctgacagtacctaggtaaggactactagccagtcagaagcagagtatgagggccctgacagtacctaggtaaggactactagccagtcagaagcagagtatgagggcgtgccgtgacagtacctaggtaaggactactagccagtcagaagcagagtatgagggcgtgccacgctagcagctaggcgagcaatATAACGTGTTAcagtgacgcacgtttgtctctgaagtaaaggctggactacaacagagctgtttggagcagtttgtgaacagtgttttctgtttttagatGGTAAGTCCCATtgtgggctttttcactttgtaaacctataacatgcacaaaaaagatacataacactTTAGAGGAAATGGAAAATGCCAAAGAGCATTACATGAGCACTGTAAATGAGCAACGTGTCCCTCTGTACTTACAAGGCAGAGTTGCTGCGTTGCAGTTGTCTGTGTTGCAGCACTGAGCAGATGCAACTGCACTCGTAGCACCCAAGTTGACTGAAAATGTCTGCGTGCCTGGGGCTGGACAAAGGGAGGACGATGCACACGCCTTGTAGATTTGCTGTACTGGAGTTCCAGATGAAATGGCTAAAGAATCAAAagttcagtttgttaatgttgacGGAGAGCACACATAGATCACAGTCCACATATTTAAATGAGAAGTACTAGATGACAAAGAAAGGACTACCTTGAATGGAAGCTGTTATACAAGACATCTCTGAGGGACATGTTACTGGTGCTGTGGTTGAACACTGCTGAGTTGTACAAGTTTGACACTGAAGTGCTCTCGCTGCAATGGGGAGAAAAACAGTCAACGGTGATCACATctcaaatgttaaatttaatttCTGATTCTAAATGACACAAGGTCGTAATATTTATAAatgctttaaccctcgtgttgtcttcccgtcaagattgaaaatcaacacttttgttgacgctttttatcaatgtttttaactttttttttacgtttttctctcttttttccacacttgacctttttctcaatgtttgtcacttttttggacgtttaacactacgtaacactaacttattaactttagtttacaattatttttggaatgtattcattgttattttattttattaatttatttgacagggacaatgTACATTaataacattgctgtaaatgcaccagaattagccaaaaggctgtTTTTCATCGGTTGTCCCAGGACAGATCTTAGAAttgtctccctaaaaacaacaacaataagaagattacagtcaacaatacaaatataaaaagtagtaaaacagataaaactcttcaaatcccgttgataaatacagtgtacaaatgtaatacag contains these protein-coding regions:
- the LOC116695253 gene encoding lymphocyte antigen 6H-like, with amino-acid sequence MMKLILSLTLIWALSSTARALQCQTCTTQQCSTTAPVTCPSEMSCITASIQAISSGTPVQQIYKACASSSLCPAPGTQTFSVNLGATSAVASAQCCNTDNCNAATLPCKYRGTRCSFTVLM